Genomic segment of Acidimicrobiales bacterium:
CCGCATCGCAACCAACGTGTGCCTCGACGCCCTTCGAGGCCGCCAGCGTCGGGCCCGTCCCGTGGAGCTCGGACCGTCGCGTCCGCCCGTGGAGTCCTCTCTGGATGCGATCCTTCCGGAGGGCGCCTGGGTCTCCCCGATCGCCGATGACCGGGTATTGCCCCCAGAGGCCGACCCCGCCGAGCTGGCCGCGGCCCGCGACAGCGTCCGCCTCGCCTTCGTCGCTGCCCTGCAGCGCCTGCCGGCCCGTCAGCGGGCGGTCCTGATCCTCTGCGAGGTGCTCCGCTGGCACGCGGCCGAGGTCGCCGAGCTGTTGGACACCAGCGTCCCTGCGGTCAACAGCGCCCTCCAGCGCGCCCGGGCCACCCTCGGGTCGGTGGATACCGAGGTGCGCCCCTTGGCGGTGGAGGCAGACCAGCGCGACCTCCTGGCTCGCTACTTGGACGCCTTCGAGCGTTACGACGTCGACGCCCTCGTCAGGTTGCTCCGCGACGACGCCGTCCAGTCGATGCCCCCGTACGCCATGTGGCTCCAGGGTGCGGCCGACATCGGGAGCTGGATGCTCGGCCCCGGCAGTCCCTGCCGGGGCTCCCGGCTCATCCCGACATCGGCCAACGGCTGTCCTGCGTTCGGGCAGTACAGGCCCGACCCGGCCGGTGGGCACGCCCCGTGGGCGCTCCAGATCCTCGAGATCTCAGGGGATCGGGTCTCGGCGATCCAGTCGTTCCTGGATGCCGAGGAGCTCTTCCCCGCGTTCGGCCTGCCCGCCCACCTGCCTGTCTAGCGCGCTCACATCCGCCCGCTCACAAGCGAGCGGGCACGCAGCTCGGGCCCAGAACTGCTCAGGTGACATCGCCACTCGTTCGAGAAGGCCGCTCGCCCGGGTCCTCGACGATGCCACGGGCAACGGCCTCGACCGTGAAGGCGATCAGCTCTTCGGTCTCCAGGCCGACCGTCTGCGACCAGCCGTGCACCAGCTCGTCGGCCAGGCCCATCAGACCTCCCCAGACGTATGGGACCAGGGCGGGGCCTTCTCGCAGCACGAGGCCCTCGTAGGCGGCGGCCTCCTGCAGTGCCGTCCTGAGTGCATCGAGCATCACCCCCCAGGGTCGGGCTGCCGGGGATGCGCTCGGGCCGACCGGTGGCCGGCCGGTTCCCGGGAGGTCGCGCTCCCAGCCGGCGCCGGTGCTGCCGATCGATCGCCACAGCTCGACCGCCCCGGGCACGATGGCCCGCAGCACGTAGGTCAGCCCGTGCGAGCGTGTGGTCCGTTCGATCGCCCGGCGCATCTCCTCCATTCGTCGCACCATGAGCGCGCTGAACACGCTCTCCTTGCCGGCGTAGTACTGATAGATCGTGCCCGCGCTCATGCCGGCCCGCTCGGCGATCGCACGCATGGTCAGTGCGCCATAACCGCCGGCATCCAGCAGGGCCGTCGCGGCGAGGAGGATGTCTCGCCGGCGCCCTTCGGCGTCGCCCCAGGCCGCCGTGGGCTCCACCTGCATCGCCATCACTTCGAACCGTAGTCCCAATTTGAACAACGTTCAATGCGCGCTAGGGTCGAGCCGGTGAGCCGCCTGCCGTTGGGGTTCGTCGGGTGTCACCTCGTCGCGCAGTGGCAGCTGTCGGCGATCTGGGCCGCAACATCATGCTGCTCGTCCCGCCCCCCCGAGGGCTGACGACGTAGGAGGATCGGCCATCAACGTCCGGCAAGGAATCGGGCCGAGCGCCGGTCGAGCAGCCGGTGCCGTCTGGCGTCAGCTGGAGGGCCTCTTCGGCGGGCCCGCTCGCAGCCGCGTCATCCTGGCCCTGGCGTCGGTCCTGGCCCTCAACAGCGCTGACACGGCCACCGTCGGGGCGTCCGCCACCCAGCTCCGGCAGGCACTCCACATCAGCAACACCGACATCGGCCTCCTCGTGGCCGTGACCTCGATCGTGGCTGCCGTGGCCAGCATCCCGTTCGGGGTGCTCGTCGACCGCGTCCGCCGCACCCGCCTCCTCGCCTTTGCGATCGTCCTCTGGGGCGTGGCCATGGTGGCCAGCGCCACGGCCGGCAACTTCAAGACACTGCTGCTCTACCGGGTCTTCCTCGGCATCGTGACGGCAGCAGCCGGACCTGCGGTTGCGTCGCTCGTGGGCGACTACTTCCCGAGCGCCGAACGAGGCCGCATCTACAGCTTCATCCTGAGCGGGGAGCTGTTGGGCGCCGGCGTCGGCTTCGTGATCACCGGAGACGTGGCGTCCTTCTCCTGGCGGGCCGCCTTTGTCGTGCTGGCTCTGCCGGCCTTCGGTCTGGCCTGGCTGATGTTCCGACTGCCTGAGCCGGCACGCGGCGGAGAGAGTGAGCTGCTGCCCGGAGCGACCGAGATCCTCGACGCCCGCGCGGTCGTGGCCCAAGCTCGGTCTGCTCGGCCCGAGGACGAGACCGTCGAGGACACCACCGTCAAGGAGACCGACGCACAACAGATCGCAGCTGACCAAGGGATCTATCCGGACGAGGCGTTGATTCTTCGTGAGGATCCCCGGCGCATGGGGTTGTTGAGGGCAGTCCGCTACGTGCTCCATGTACGCACCAACGTCATCCTCATCGTGTCGAGTGCCTTCGGCTACTACTTCCTGGCTGGGGTCCAGACGTTCGGGGTCGAGTTCGTGAAGGACCAGTACCGGATCGGTCAGGCGCTCGCCAACCTGCTCCTGCTGGCGATCGGTGGCGGCGCGC
This window contains:
- a CDS encoding TetR/AcrR family transcriptional regulator, giving the protein MAMQVEPTAAWGDAEGRRRDILLAATALLDAGGYGALTMRAIAERAGMSAGTIYQYYAGKESVFSALMVRRMEEMRRAIERTTRSHGLTYVLRAIVPGAVELWRSIGSTGAGWERDLPGTGRPPVGPSASPAARPWGVMLDALRTALQEAAAYEGLVLREGPALVPYVWGGLMGLADELVHGWSQTVGLETEELIAFTVEAVARGIVEDPGERPSRTSGDVT
- a CDS encoding MFS transporter, producing the protein MALNSADTATVGASATQLRQALHISNTDIGLLVAVTSIVAAVASIPFGVLVDRVRRTRLLAFAIVLWGVAMVASATAGNFKTLLLYRVFLGIVTAAAGPAVASLVGDYFPSAERGRIYSFILSGELLGAGVGFVITGDVASFSWRAAFVVLALPAFGLAWLMFRLPEPARGGESELLPGATEILDARAVVAQARSARPEDETVEDTTVKETDAQQIAADQGIYPDEALILREDPRRMGLLRAVRYVLHVRTNVILIVSSAFGYYFLAGVQTFGVEFVKDQYRIGQALANLLLLAIGGGALLGILTGGRVGDFLLRRRYLNGRLLVAGVAALATVVLFIPALITRSSATALPYFIGAAFFLSAQNPPIDAARLDIMPPLLWGRAEGVRTFLRTAAQALAPLIFGAVSDLLGGGRMGLQYTFIVMLLPLCASGIVLLRGLRTYPRDVATAGASGAAR
- a CDS encoding sigma-70 family RNA polymerase sigma factor — protein: MPSHALAPDDLEGHRRELTAYCYRMLGSGFDAEDAVQETLVRAWRAGESFEGRSSVRSWLYRIATNVCLDALRGRQRRARPVELGPSRPPVESSLDAILPEGAWVSPIADDRVLPPEADPAELAAARDSVRLAFVAALQRLPARQRAVLILCEVLRWHAAEVAELLDTSVPAVNSALQRARATLGSVDTEVRPLAVEADQRDLLARYLDAFERYDVDALVRLLRDDAVQSMPPYAMWLQGAADIGSWMLGPGSPCRGSRLIPTSANGCPAFGQYRPDPAGGHAPWALQILEISGDRVSAIQSFLDAEELFPAFGLPAHLPV